From one Synergistaceae bacterium genomic stretch:
- a CDS encoding AAA-like domain-containing protein — MSRYFNIAGPNRERDNFGLDPLKRVDCEAIESLIDQGRYIMVCSARQSGKTTFLLALQKRINSDGKYRCFYCNIEAAQPAVNDLGSGIRLILSRLAAQAQIDFEDTWPYENFVSIFEHVGPDGALTAFFEQWRMRGNSSLPLVLLLDGIDLLEGKTLVSVLRQLRTGQINGPKHFLQSVLYSGVRDIRDADIDVGENKSLLGRCGSDIREKAVILYNFTQNEIKELCDQYTAETGQAFQENAYVRLYALTGGRPWLVNAILCEAIYEMGFGRDVARTITYGMIEAAKDHFIARQDAYMDQLSAKLGNSSVRTTLFPILSGGAWKRRPPQGDLDYLEDLELIRRSPTGWGIPSAIYREIIPMVLGRPLKEELSHLVDRSQFIKPDGRLDFRAIIELYQKLYCENFLTWGRRYDLEGVLAQMLLFAFLHYILGDRGRMECDYALGTGRVDISVGWGYSLASGERREERCIIELRLYDSTKSHETMILQGLAQTTAYAQPRRAQDIFMIVLDEDDSKTWYDRLFREEHVHNGVAVHVYGL, encoded by the coding sequence ATGAGTCGTTATTTCAATATTGCCGGGCCGAACAGGGAACGGGATAATTTTGGACTGGATCCTCTGAAACGCGTCGACTGCGAGGCGATAGAGAGCCTGATCGACCAGGGAAGATATATCATGGTGTGCTCCGCAAGACAGTCCGGAAAAACCACGTTTCTTCTGGCTTTGCAGAAAAGAATCAACAGTGATGGTAAATATCGTTGTTTTTACTGCAATATCGAGGCGGCTCAGCCTGCGGTCAACGACCTGGGAAGCGGCATCAGGCTCATTCTGAGTCGTCTGGCGGCTCAGGCGCAGATTGATTTCGAGGATACATGGCCCTACGAGAATTTTGTCTCTATTTTTGAGCATGTGGGACCCGACGGTGCTCTCACCGCTTTTTTCGAGCAGTGGCGCATGAGAGGAAACTCTTCGCTTCCCCTCGTTCTGCTGCTGGACGGAATCGACCTGCTGGAGGGAAAAACTCTGGTCTCCGTTCTGAGGCAGCTGCGTACGGGACAGATCAACGGGCCGAAGCACTTTCTCCAGTCGGTTCTCTACAGCGGTGTTCGCGACATTCGCGACGCGGACATTGATGTGGGAGAAAACAAGTCCTTGCTGGGACGATGCGGTTCCGACATCCGTGAAAAGGCCGTCATCCTCTATAATTTCACGCAAAACGAAATCAAGGAACTTTGTGATCAATACACGGCGGAGACGGGGCAGGCGTTTCAGGAGAACGCCTATGTGCGTCTTTACGCCCTGACGGGAGGGCGTCCCTGGCTGGTCAACGCGATTTTGTGCGAGGCCATTTACGAGATGGGGTTCGGCAGAGATGTTGCCAGGACAATCACCTACGGCATGATCGAGGCGGCCAAGGACCATTTTATCGCCCGACAGGACGCCTATATGGATCAGCTTTCGGCAAAACTTGGAAATTCCAGCGTGCGCACGACGCTTTTCCCCATTTTGTCCGGAGGCGCCTGGAAGCGCCGCCCCCCTCAGGGCGACCTGGATTATCTGGAGGATTTGGAGCTGATCCGCCGGTCTCCCACGGGATGGGGTATTCCCAGCGCCATCTATCGGGAGATTATTCCGATGGTTCTGGGCAGACCTCTGAAGGAGGAGCTGTCCCACCTGGTGGATCGTTCCCAGTTCATCAAACCGGACGGCAGGCTTGATTTTCGCGCGATTATCGAACTCTACCAGAAACTCTACTGCGAAAACTTTCTGACCTGGGGGCGCCGGTACGATCTGGAGGGCGTCCTGGCTCAGATGTTGCTGTTCGCCTTTTTGCACTACATTCTGGGCGACCGGGGACGAATGGAATGCGATTACGCCCTGGGTACGGGACGGGTGGACATCAGCGTGGGATGGGGCTACAGCCTTGCCAGCGGAGAGCGGCGGGAAGAGCGATGCATCATCGAACTTCGGCTTTACGACAGCACCAAGTCCCACGAAACCATGATTCTTCAGGGGCTTGCGCAGACCACGGCCTACGCTCAGCCGCGCCGGGCGCAGGATATTTTCATGATCGTGCTGGACGAGGACGACAGCAAAACCTGGTATGACCGCCTGTTCAGGGAAGAACACGTCCACAACGGAGTCGCGGTCCACGTTTACGGTCTGTAA